Proteins encoded within one genomic window of Companilactobacillus sp.:
- the ribH gene encoding 6,7-dimethyl-8-ribityllumazine synthase, protein MREIRGKINGKGLKIGIVVAQFNELVTEKLLRGAVNELKQYNVEDDDITVAWVPGAVEIPRIAKKLSESGQVDGIIALGAVVRGETSHFDYVCSTSANGITDLSLNGQVPVMYGVLTTENMDQAMNRAGGKVGNKGAECATGVLEMIDLEREIDR, encoded by the coding sequence ATGAGAGAAATCAGAGGAAAGATAAACGGCAAGGGATTAAAAATCGGTATCGTGGTAGCTCAATTTAATGAACTCGTGACGGAAAAATTATTACGTGGTGCGGTTAACGAATTGAAGCAATACAATGTTGAAGATGACGATATTACTGTAGCGTGGGTACCCGGTGCAGTCGAGATACCAAGAATTGCTAAAAAACTATCCGAAAGTGGTCAAGTCGATGGAATAATTGCATTGGGAGCAGTGGTACGTGGGGAAACTTCCCATTTTGACTACGTTTGTTCAACATCAGCTAACGGCATTACTGATCTTTCATTAAATGGCCAAGTTCCCGTAATGTACGGAGTACTGACAACTGAAAACATGGATCAAGCTATGAATCGAGCCGGCGGAAAAGTCGGAAATAAGGGAGCAGAGTGTGCAACAGGAGTATTGGAAATGATAGATCTAGAGCGAGAAATTGACCGGTAG
- the ribA gene encoding GTP cyclohydrolase II has translation MTSEEIINKVESALIQLKKGNLIIIADSPDRESEGDMVGLADYATGETVNKMITHARGLLCVPMTKDYADRLGLEPMVSHGTDAFGTAFTVSTDAKTTTTGISAFDRAKTIQKLAQPDSTYDDFFHPGHIFPLIAAENGVFERTGHTEASVDMAKLAGGSPVSYICEVVKHDGTMARLKDLRVIAEENDLELITIEDIIKYRYMKDSTFLHEIANVKLPSRYGDFDLKAFQVNDHDEPTLLISKGDIRADSPLLFRMHSECLTGDILGSKRCDCGEQLQTALGKIQQNGSGAVLYLRQEGRGIGLANKLKAYELEEQGYDTVEANVKLGFKPDEREYGIAAAILNHEGIKSVDLMTNNPDKVDKLTQLGIDINQRIPLETKPTPENVHYLETKKAKFHHLLREVN, from the coding sequence ATGACTAGTGAAGAGATTATTAACAAAGTTGAAAGTGCATTAATACAATTGAAAAAAGGTAATTTGATAATCATTGCAGATTCTCCTGATCGTGAATCAGAAGGTGACATGGTGGGTTTGGCTGACTATGCGACTGGTGAAACGGTCAATAAAATGATCACGCATGCCCGTGGATTATTGTGCGTTCCAATGACTAAAGACTATGCCGACAGATTAGGACTTGAACCAATGGTGTCTCATGGAACTGATGCTTTTGGAACTGCCTTTACAGTCAGTACAGATGCTAAGACGACCACGACCGGTATTTCAGCATTTGACCGTGCCAAGACGATTCAAAAACTAGCTCAACCAGATAGCACCTATGACGACTTTTTCCATCCGGGTCATATTTTTCCATTGATTGCTGCTGAAAATGGTGTGTTTGAAAGAACTGGACATACTGAAGCTTCAGTCGACATGGCTAAGTTGGCTGGTGGTTCTCCGGTGTCATACATTTGTGAGGTCGTTAAACATGACGGAACGATGGCACGCTTGAAGGACTTGCGGGTGATTGCAGAAGAAAATGATCTCGAGTTGATCACGATTGAAGATATTATCAAATATCGTTACATGAAGGATTCAACTTTTTTACACGAAATTGCTAATGTGAAGTTGCCTTCTCGTTATGGGGATTTCGACTTGAAAGCATTCCAAGTCAATGATCATGATGAACCAACGTTGTTGATCAGTAAGGGCGACATTCGTGCTGATTCTCCACTGCTTTTTAGAATGCATTCCGAGTGCTTGACTGGCGACATTTTGGGGTCGAAACGTTGTGACTGTGGCGAACAACTGCAAACTGCTTTGGGAAAAATCCAACAAAATGGTTCTGGTGCAGTTCTTTATCTGCGTCAAGAAGGACGTGGGATTGGTCTAGCAAACAAATTGAAAGCATACGAATTGGAAGAGCAGGGTTATGACACTGTTGAAGCCAATGTCAAGCTTGGATTTAAACCTGACGAACGCGAATATGGGATTGCTGCAGCAATCTTGAACCACGAGGGTATCAAGTCGGTTGATTTGATGACTAACAATCCTGACAAGGTCGATAAATTAACACAATTGGGAATTGATATTAACCAAAGAATTCCACTAGAGACTAAGCCAACGCCGGAAAACGTTCATTACCTAGAAACGAAAAAAGCTAAGTTCCATCACTTATTACGGGAGGTCAACTAA
- a CDS encoding riboflavin synthase translates to MFTGIIKDVGTVSDIQKHAETFTLAIKLDQLRNSSLKLGDSIAVNGTCLTVTKLIAEGFEVESMPETFRRTNLSQLEIGNHANIEPALGASEKLDGHFVLGHVDTTARLLAHRSDQNSIVLRFQIEPQYRKYIVEKGSVAIDGVSLTVSKATSEYFEVSLIPYTMSHTMLGELTADDTVNIETDILGKYILDSKVEAYQHD, encoded by the coding sequence GTGTTTACCGGAATAATTAAAGATGTCGGCACTGTGTCTGACATTCAAAAACATGCGGAGACATTTACGTTAGCAATCAAGTTGGACCAACTTAGGAATTCTTCGCTCAAGTTAGGCGACAGCATCGCGGTCAACGGTACTTGTTTGACAGTCACAAAGCTGATTGCTGAAGGGTTTGAAGTTGAGTCTATGCCAGAAACCTTCCGTCGGACCAATTTGAGCCAGCTCGAAATTGGCAATCACGCTAACATTGAACCTGCTCTGGGTGCGTCCGAAAAGTTGGATGGTCACTTTGTTCTGGGACACGTCGATACGACAGCAAGGTTACTGGCTCATCGCTCAGACCAAAATTCAATTGTATTAAGATTTCAGATCGAGCCGCAGTATCGCAAATATATTGTTGAAAAAGGATCGGTCGCAATTGACGGCGTTAGTTTGACTGTTTCAAAGGCAACGTCGGAGTATTTTGAAGTGTCACTAATTCCGTACACCATGTCTCATACCATGCTTGGTGAATTAACCGCTGATGACACGGTAAATATTGAAACTGACATTTTAGGAAAATACATTTTAGATTCGAAAGTGGAGGCTTACCAACATGACTAG
- the ribD gene encoding bifunctional diaminohydroxyphosphoribosylaminopyrimidine deaminase/5-amino-6-(5-phosphoribosylamino)uracil reductase RibD: METQELMDLAFFEAKQGVDTWTNPQVGAVIVKDGRVLAQGHHERFGGPHAEINTLNHLEKIADAKGATMYVTLEPCSHFGKTPPCVQKVVEVGIKKVVIGQKDPNPIVGGNGIKYLLDHDVDVELLNQTGGINQAYNFFYQNKRPLVTLKYAMTLDGKINQSKDIRTLITGEKAYQDSQELRSHNQAILIGERTLKIDDPLLTVRSKKMNFPPFRIVVIRDVNTVSPDLKIFQDKFSKIFLLSQTESKQSFPENVQVEVSDNWTPDNILEFLTKLNIESLLVEGGSQLQAAFVAADRVDQVVIYQAPKIFGGQSLPAIRANYPATEIDFLPPKVTELGPDLKIELRRDDRVYRNN, from the coding sequence TTGGAAACACAAGAGTTAATGGATCTAGCTTTTTTTGAAGCTAAGCAGGGAGTCGATACTTGGACCAATCCCCAAGTGGGAGCAGTGATTGTCAAGGATGGACGGGTCCTCGCACAAGGTCACCATGAAAGATTTGGCGGTCCTCATGCTGAGATCAATACCTTGAACCATTTGGAAAAAATTGCTGATGCCAAGGGTGCAACAATGTATGTCACGCTTGAACCTTGCTCGCATTTTGGCAAGACGCCGCCGTGCGTCCAAAAGGTGGTCGAAGTCGGCATCAAGAAAGTGGTTATCGGTCAAAAGGATCCTAATCCAATCGTTGGCGGTAACGGCATAAAGTACTTGCTGGACCACGATGTGGACGTTGAGTTGTTGAATCAAACCGGCGGGATCAATCAAGCTTATAACTTCTTTTATCAAAATAAGCGACCACTAGTGACGTTGAAGTATGCGATGACCTTAGATGGCAAGATCAATCAGTCAAAGGATATCCGAACTTTGATTACCGGCGAAAAAGCTTACCAAGATTCACAGGAGTTGCGGTCGCACAATCAAGCAATTTTGATTGGTGAACGAACTTTAAAAATCGATGATCCGTTGTTAACGGTTCGTTCTAAAAAAATGAATTTTCCGCCATTTCGGATTGTTGTGATTCGAGATGTAAATACTGTCAGTCCGGATTTAAAAATTTTTCAAGATAAATTTTCGAAAATTTTTTTGTTAAGTCAGACTGAATCAAAACAGAGTTTTCCTGAGAACGTCCAAGTCGAAGTGTCTGATAATTGGACGCCGGATAACATTTTGGAGTTCTTAACAAAACTAAATATTGAATCATTGTTGGTCGAGGGTGGCAGTCAGTTGCAAGCTGCTTTTGTTGCGGCTGATAGAGTCGATCAAGTTGTTATTTACCAAGCACCCAAAATTTTTGGTGGTCAAAGCTTGCCGGCAATCAGGGCAAATTATCCAGCTACCGAGATCGACTTTTTACCGCCGAAGGTCACTGAACTTGGGCCAGATTTAAAAATTGAATTGAGGAGGGATGACCGTGTTTACCGGAATAATTAA
- a CDS encoding trans-sulfuration enzyme family protein — translation MKFNTKLIHGGISEDKATGAVSIPVYRSSTFHQHELGGEPKWEYSRTGNPTRAALESLVADIENGTNAFAFASGSAAIHAAFSLFSAGDHIVIGNDVYGGTFRLVNKVLKRFGLEFTVVDTRDLDAVEKAIQDNTVAIYLETPTNPLLRVSDIKAISDIAKKHDLKTIVDNTFATPYNQNPLSLGANIVVHSATKYLGGHSDVVAGLAVTNDPKIAEDLAFLQNSIGSTLGPDDSWLLMRGIKTLGVRMRVHQENTQIIYDYLQKNDKVANVYYPGNPDSEGYEIAKKQMNGFGAMISFELNEGLDAKKFVESLHLIDLAESLGGIESLIEVPAVMTHAAIPREIRLKNGIKDELIRLSVGVEDDSDLIADLEQAFSQI, via the coding sequence ATGAAATTTAATACAAAACTTATCCACGGTGGCATTAGCGAAGACAAGGCAACAGGAGCAGTATCGATTCCAGTTTATCGTTCATCGACATTCCATCAACACGAATTAGGTGGAGAACCAAAATGGGAATATTCCAGAACTGGTAACCCAACTCGTGCAGCTTTAGAATCATTAGTTGCTGACATCGAAAACGGAACGAATGCCTTTGCTTTTGCATCAGGCTCAGCAGCTATTCATGCTGCATTTTCACTATTCTCAGCCGGCGACCACATCGTCATCGGAAATGACGTCTACGGTGGAACATTCCGCTTGGTCAACAAAGTCTTGAAACGTTTTGGTTTGGAATTCACAGTCGTTGATACACGTGACCTCGATGCTGTTGAAAAAGCTATCCAAGACAACACAGTGGCTATTTATTTGGAAACACCAACTAATCCATTGCTACGCGTTTCAGATATCAAGGCTATCTCAGATATTGCTAAAAAGCATGATTTGAAGACGATTGTTGATAATACTTTTGCCACACCTTATAACCAAAATCCACTCTCACTCGGTGCAAACATTGTGGTGCATTCAGCAACTAAATATCTTGGCGGACATTCAGACGTTGTTGCCGGATTAGCAGTTACTAACGATCCTAAAATCGCCGAAGATTTAGCCTTTTTGCAAAACTCTATTGGTTCAACTTTAGGACCTGATGACAGTTGGCTATTAATGCGTGGAATCAAGACGCTCGGTGTTAGAATGCGCGTTCATCAAGAAAATACCCAAATCATTTATGACTACTTGCAAAAAAATGACAAGGTTGCAAATGTTTATTATCCTGGCAACCCTGACAGCGAAGGCTACGAAATTGCCAAGAAGCAGATGAACGGATTCGGTGCGATGATCTCATTTGAATTAAATGAAGGCCTCGATGCGAAAAAATTTGTTGAAAGTTTGCACTTGATCGACCTGGCTGAAAGTTTAGGTGGAATCGAGAGTTTGATCGAAGTTCCTGCAGTCATGACACATGCCGCTATTCCGCGTGAGATCAGACTTAAGAACGGTATCAAAGATGAGTTGATCAGACTATCTGTTGGTGTTGAAGATGACAGCGATTTGATTGCCGATTTAGAGCAAGCGTTTTCACAAATTTAA
- a CDS encoding PLP-dependent cysteine synthase family protein, whose product MLVENIYQTIGDTPLLKLDIKAPNNVKIYAKLEMFNPGGSVKDRLGVNLIENGRKKGFIKDGTTIIEPTAGNTGIGVALAAQKYHLPVKLVVPEKFSQEKQILMKALGAEIIHTPSEDGIKGAIAKAKELHAEIDNSYVPLQFENPANPEAYYKTLGPEIVKDLPGQKVDAFVAGSGSGGTFVGVTQALQEAYPEMKAITVEPEGSILNGGQEHAHRTEGIGVEFIPPFFKSIKVDEVKTISDDDAFSNVKWLADNEGVFAGSSSGAALAAALQVAKELPENSTIVTIFPDSSERYLSKNIYGEEEK is encoded by the coding sequence ATGTTAGTAGAAAATATTTATCAGACTATTGGCGATACGCCGCTACTGAAACTAGATATTAAAGCACCTAACAATGTAAAAATTTATGCGAAATTAGAAATGTTTAATCCCGGCGGTTCTGTCAAGGATCGTCTCGGAGTCAACTTGATCGAAAATGGCCGTAAAAAGGGATTTATCAAGGATGGTACGACGATCATTGAGCCCACAGCTGGAAATACCGGCATCGGCGTTGCCTTGGCTGCACAAAAATATCATTTGCCAGTCAAGCTAGTCGTTCCCGAAAAGTTCAGTCAGGAAAAACAAATTTTGATGAAAGCGTTGGGGGCAGAAATTATTCACACTCCTTCTGAGGATGGCATCAAGGGAGCAATTGCCAAGGCTAAAGAGCTTCATGCAGAAATCGACAATTCATATGTTCCGCTACAATTTGAAAATCCGGCTAATCCAGAAGCTTATTACAAGACCTTAGGTCCGGAAATAGTGAAAGACCTTCCTGGTCAAAAAGTCGATGCATTCGTTGCCGGTTCTGGTTCCGGCGGTACATTTGTTGGTGTGACTCAAGCATTGCAAGAGGCCTATCCTGAAATGAAGGCTATCACGGTTGAACCGGAAGGCTCAATTTTAAATGGTGGTCAAGAACATGCCCATCGAACAGAAGGTATCGGTGTGGAATTTATCCCACCATTTTTCAAATCGATCAAAGTCGATGAAGTAAAAACAATCAGCGATGACGATGCTTTTTCAAATGTTAAGTGGTTAGCTGATAACGAAGGTGTCTTTGCTGGAAGTTCATCTGGTGCAGCACTAGCAGCAGCTTTACAAGTGGCCAAAGAGCTACCTGAAAATTCTACGATCGTAACAATTTTCCCAGATTCAAGCGAACGTTATTTAAGTAAAAATATTTATGGTGAAGAGGAGAAATAA
- a CDS encoding cation:proton antiporter: protein MMEVFVSSITIVIAVAIANILARFVPNLSNTYINLAVGIVFGLIPYTDKLILNFDNEVFMFLIVAPLLYFEGQQTRNNTIVRQAGSIIGTAVLLAVIIAVVVGWSINLIFALGFPLALIMASISTPTDATAFGSVVEGRQVPQNVEKNLKLESLFNDATGIILLAAGMAWFETGHLSFAQNAGSFLYSAIGGMILGSVISFLLMLFRQMLLRSHINVISSQTIIFLITPFVIYYLAEELQMSGIIAVVCAGLINNSEASRSRFSSPHQFHLGVSLMNFISEVLNSFVFVVLGITLIRIIRDNFNEITHSLVWLWVGIVMYLISLIIRYLYAQFVLRNTSKDSIVFSLGGIHGAVTLAMVFSVSSKVLSLQKFNLLVLVETVVIILSMIVPTILFRFILPGTENDSHILDQMSVIREKMVQRGIGRVKKMDIDESVRKSVIYDLQDQNADNTTGDFLHQWRGVNQNAFDFDEDQKLQERRALMYAFTEERKYLHDISLEHKFDSKYIYSLTSEILLSESLVLDPINQQE, encoded by the coding sequence ATGATGGAAGTGTTTGTTTCATCGATAACAATTGTGATTGCGGTGGCTATTGCTAATATTTTGGCACGTTTTGTGCCAAATCTATCGAATACGTATATCAACCTTGCAGTGGGGATAGTATTTGGACTAATTCCATATACGGATAAACTGATTCTAAATTTTGACAACGAAGTTTTCATGTTTCTGATTGTGGCTCCTTTGTTATATTTCGAAGGACAGCAGACACGCAATAATACGATTGTTAGACAGGCTGGGTCAATTATCGGCACAGCAGTATTATTAGCCGTCATTATTGCGGTTGTAGTCGGTTGGTCGATCAATCTTATTTTTGCATTAGGATTTCCATTAGCGTTGATCATGGCATCAATCAGTACGCCAACAGATGCAACAGCGTTTGGTTCAGTTGTTGAAGGTCGACAGGTTCCGCAAAATGTGGAGAAAAATTTAAAGCTTGAGTCTTTATTTAACGATGCTACAGGAATTATTTTGTTAGCTGCCGGAATGGCTTGGTTTGAAACTGGACATTTATCTTTTGCACAAAATGCCGGTAGTTTCCTGTATTCAGCAATTGGCGGGATGATATTAGGCTCGGTAATTTCATTTTTATTAATGCTGTTTCGTCAAATGCTATTAAGATCGCACATTAATGTTATCTCATCGCAGACCATTATCTTTTTAATTACGCCATTTGTGATTTATTATTTGGCAGAAGAACTACAGATGTCTGGAATTATTGCAGTTGTCTGTGCCGGATTGATCAATAACAGTGAAGCGAGTCGCAGTCGGTTTTCCTCGCCACATCAATTTCATCTTGGCGTTTCATTAATGAATTTCATTTCGGAAGTTTTAAATAGTTTTGTTTTTGTAGTTTTAGGGATCACTTTGATTCGCATTATCCGTGATAACTTTAATGAAATTACTCATTCTTTAGTTTGGCTTTGGGTCGGAATCGTGATGTACTTGATATCGTTAATAATTCGTTATTTATATGCACAATTTGTTTTGAGAAATACGTCTAAAGATTCGATTGTTTTCTCACTTGGCGGAATCCATGGTGCCGTTACTTTAGCCATGGTATTCAGTGTAAGCAGTAAGGTTTTATCGCTTCAAAAATTCAACCTATTGGTCCTGGTTGAAACTGTCGTCATCATTTTGAGTATGATTGTTCCAACAATTTTGTTTAGATTCATTCTGCCAGGGACTGAAAATGATTCCCATATTTTGGATCAAATGAGTGTCATTCGTGAAAAAATGGTTCAAAGAGGAATTGGCCGAGTTAAAAAAATGGATATTGATGAATCGGTTCGTAAGTCGGTCATTTATGATTTACAAGATCAAAATGCAGATAATACTACTGGTGATTTTTTGCATCAGTGGCGTGGCGTTAATCAGAATGCATTTGATTTTGACGAAGATCAGAAATTACAAGAACGTCGGGCATTGATGTACGCATTTACGGAAGAACGTAAATACTTGCATGATATATCTTTGGAACACAAATTTGACTCAAAATACATATACAGTTTGACTAGTGAGATATTGCTTTCAGAATCATTGGTTTTAGACCCGATCAATCAACAAGAATGA
- a CDS encoding MarR family winged helix-turn-helix transcriptional regulator produces MDRIFGVLIKQTNSVLSRDADKFAQTLGLTRMQISIIDYVSRLENDKYIFQKDIESEFNIRRASATSALKLMEKNDLLVRVPMENDARLKRILLTPKSRQLSKSIRKYFSETEDKLCQAVGLDNEGIVKEGLKNILEVFSD; encoded by the coding sequence ATGGATAGAATTTTTGGAGTTTTGATCAAACAAACCAATAGCGTTCTTTCGCGAGACGCTGACAAATTTGCCCAAACACTGGGATTGACACGGATGCAGATCAGCATTATCGATTATGTATCTCGTCTGGAAAACGATAAATATATTTTTCAAAAAGATATCGAATCAGAATTTAATATTCGACGTGCAAGTGCTACGAGTGCGTTAAAATTGATGGAGAAAAACGATTTATTGGTCCGGGTGCCAATGGAAAACGATGCCAGATTAAAACGAATCTTGTTGACTCCCAAATCACGACAGTTGTCGAAAAGTATTCGCAAGTATTTCTCAGAAACTGAGGATAAACTTTGCCAAGCAGTCGGATTAGACAACGAAGGCATTGTTAAAGAGGGATTGAAAAATATACTAGAGGTTTTTTCAGATTAG
- a CDS encoding DHA2 family efflux MFS transporter permease subunit, which produces MQEKQLNARLILSIVAAGLMSFCGVVVETATNVTFPTLMRQFNVNTATVQWMTTGYLLVASIMMPLSAYLKHNFTSKKLFIMAASLFAIGLIIDSIAPIFPILVLGRVIQGIGAGIALPLMFNIILEQAPVSKIGLLMGIGTLITAIAPAIGPTFGGLVVNSLGWRSIFILLLPIVIIALIMGALAIKQVNPLQKTSLNLAGLLLISIAFVGLIFGFSNLSMLVSKPINFWVPFIIGVLGLIGFIQQSKKSNNPLIDIKVLKNTKYSQHLAAFFLVQLGALGMSFVLPNYIQLVNGKTALVAGLVVLPGAALGAVFAPLGGSILDKLGARKPILSGIFLEIVAMFLYVLFGRHLSDTLILSFYLLFMLGMGFAMGNIMTNGLKQLPPEKNADGNGFFNTVQQFAGAVGTSIVSTIVTISQSASTPKSYGLRTAIGSQNSFIVMLIFLIIALILLNLATNERKKV; this is translated from the coding sequence ATGCAAGAAAAACAATTAAACGCTCGTCTAATTTTGTCGATCGTCGCTGCTGGATTGATGTCATTTTGTGGAGTCGTCGTAGAGACTGCCACCAACGTGACCTTCCCAACTTTGATGCGACAATTTAACGTTAACACCGCAACAGTTCAATGGATGACGACAGGATATTTATTGGTCGCATCGATCATGATGCCATTGTCCGCTTACTTAAAACACAATTTTACTTCCAAAAAACTTTTTATCATGGCTGCTAGTTTGTTTGCAATCGGTCTGATCATCGATAGCATCGCACCCATTTTTCCAATTCTCGTTCTCGGCCGTGTCATTCAAGGAATTGGCGCCGGAATTGCTTTACCATTGATGTTCAATATCATTCTCGAACAAGCTCCCGTTTCAAAAATCGGCCTGCTGATGGGGATTGGTACTCTGATCACTGCCATCGCACCGGCAATCGGGCCCACTTTTGGTGGTCTAGTAGTAAACTCACTAGGCTGGAGAAGCATCTTCATCTTGCTGCTACCGATTGTAATCATTGCCTTGATCATGGGAGCTTTGGCAATCAAACAAGTCAATCCTTTGCAAAAAACTAGTTTGAACTTAGCTGGTTTATTGTTGATCTCAATCGCCTTCGTCGGTTTGATCTTTGGATTCAGTAACCTTTCAATGTTAGTTTCAAAACCAATCAACTTCTGGGTACCCTTTATCATTGGTGTCTTAGGATTAATCGGATTTATTCAACAATCTAAAAAGAGCAACAACCCATTAATCGATATCAAAGTTTTAAAGAATACCAAGTATTCTCAACATTTAGCCGCCTTTTTCCTAGTCCAATTAGGAGCTTTAGGCATGTCTTTTGTGCTTCCAAATTATATTCAACTAGTCAACGGAAAAACTGCTTTGGTAGCTGGATTAGTCGTGCTTCCTGGTGCTGCTTTAGGCGCAGTCTTTGCACCGCTTGGCGGCAGTATCCTTGATAAATTAGGAGCCAGAAAACCTATCTTGAGTGGAATTTTTCTCGAAATAGTTGCTATGTTCTTATACGTATTATTTGGACGTCACTTATCTGATACTCTCATCTTGTCATTCTATCTGCTATTCATGCTGGGCATGGGCTTTGCCATGGGAAACATTATGACCAACGGATTAAAGCAACTACCTCCGGAAAAAAATGCTGACGGGAATGGATTTTTTAACACGGTCCAACAATTTGCTGGTGCAGTCGGAACTTCGATCGTATCTACTATCGTAACTATTTCACAAAGCGCTTCAACGCCGAAAAGTTACGGTTTGAGAACGGCAATTGGTTCACAAAATTCATTTATCGTGATGCTCATATTCTTGATAATTGCGCTAATACTGTTAAATCTAGCTACAAACGAAAGAAAAAAAGTATAA
- a CDS encoding MIP/aquaporin family protein yields MHYTLFIRCVAEFMGTALMVALGNGSVANVELKGTKGFHGGWILIGFGYGIGVMIPAMMFAGISGAQINPAMTLALAVNGQFPWAEVFPYVLAQMLGGIFGQACIVAAYKPYYNHTTNAESILGTFSTIDNEHSQLNGFINEFLGTFVLVLGAVALTADKIDLRADFIGLGFLVMALVVSLGGATGPALNPARDLGPRLLHAILPLQHKGSSQFSYSWVPVVAPILGGICAVKVWSVFFG; encoded by the coding sequence ATGCACTACACACTATTTATTCGCTGCGTGGCTGAATTTATGGGAACCGCTTTGATGGTTGCTTTAGGTAATGGCTCAGTAGCAAACGTTGAACTTAAGGGAACGAAAGGATTCCACGGGGGGTGGATCCTGATAGGTTTCGGTTACGGTATCGGGGTTATGATCCCAGCCATGATGTTCGCTGGTATTTCTGGAGCACAGATCAATCCAGCCATGACATTGGCACTTGCCGTTAACGGACAATTTCCTTGGGCAGAAGTATTCCCCTACGTCTTAGCACAAATGCTAGGAGGAATTTTTGGACAAGCTTGTATCGTGGCTGCATACAAGCCATACTACAATCACACGACTAATGCGGAATCGATCTTGGGAACATTCTCAACTATCGATAACGAACATAGTCAATTAAACGGTTTTATCAACGAGTTCTTAGGAACATTTGTCCTAGTACTTGGAGCAGTCGCATTGACAGCCGATAAAATCGATTTGAGAGCTGATTTTATCGGACTAGGATTCCTAGTTATGGCCCTAGTTGTTTCACTTGGTGGAGCAACCGGACCAGCACTTAACCCAGCTCGTGATCTTGGACCAAGACTTTTGCACGCAATCTTACCATTGCAACACAAAGGTTCATCCCAGTTCAGTTATAGTTGGGTACCAGTAGTAGCACCAATTCTTGGCGGAATTTGTGCAGTTAAAGTCTGGAGTGTATTCTTCGGATAA
- a CDS encoding zinc ribbon domain-containing protein: MIFCGNCGAKIPDNVKFCPKCGAKVSDFSAPKNEEKQPTANPSASSQAVPNQQAAPVQQPTQPMNGTQQNQTSNTKSLLQNPKIKEHKTLIIIALIVIVVGGFMFSRTAKYRDMTMSSSSKSEYISSWMTTNDDDIGVTATVENNRVILKAKEEGKLIDFLDETNYAKSELTFLRTSIEKTSSEANREWGPNYIVEVQDESGNTVVTAQNGILKTDHLLEA; encoded by the coding sequence ATGATATTTTGTGGAAATTGTGGGGCAAAAATTCCAGATAACGTTAAGTTCTGCCCAAAGTGTGGCGCAAAGGTTAGCGATTTTAGTGCTCCAAAGAACGAGGAAAAGCAACCAACAGCAAACCCAAGTGCTTCAAGTCAAGCAGTACCAAATCAACAAGCCGCTCCAGTTCAACAACCTACTCAACCAATGAATGGTACTCAACAAAATCAAACATCAAATACGAAATCTTTATTGCAAAACCCTAAAATCAAAGAACACAAGACATTGATCATCATCGCTTTAATCGTTATTGTCGTTGGTGGATTTATGTTCTCGAGAACTGCAAAGTATCGTGACATGACAATGAGCTCATCATCAAAATCTGAATATATTAGTAGTTGGATGACTACTAATGATGACGATATTGGTGTAACTGCGACTGTCGAGAATAATCGAGTAATTTTGAAAGCTAAAGAAGAAGGAAAATTGATTGATTTCTTAGATGAAACTAATTATGCCAAATCAGAATTAACCTTCCTTAGAACAAGCATCGAAAAAACTTCTTCAGAAGCAAATCGTGAATGGGGTCCCAATTACATCGTCGAAGTACAAGATGAAAGTGGCAACACCGTAGTTACTGCCCAAAACGGAATACTTAAAACAGACCATTTGCTTGAAGCATAA